One part of the Prunus persica cultivar Lovell chromosome G5, Prunus_persica_NCBIv2, whole genome shotgun sequence genome encodes these proteins:
- the LOC18777330 gene encoding DNA mismatch repair protein MSH4 codes for MEDDAGERSSFVIGLIENRAKEVGVAAFDLRLASLHLSQYIETSSSYQNTKTLLQFYDPMVIIVSPNKLAPDGMVGVSELADRFYATVKKVVMARGCFDDTKGAVLIKNLAAKEPSALGLDTSYKQYYLCLAAAAATIKWIEAEKGVIITNHSLLVTFNGSFAHMNIDATSVQNLEIIEPLHSTLWGTSNKKRSLLNMLKTTKTVGGSRLLRANLLQPLKDIETINARLDCLDELMSNEQLFFGLAQVLSKFPKESDRVLCHFCFKPRKITNKVMGVDYARKSQVLVSSIILLKTALDALPLLSKVLKDAKCFLLANVYKSVCENEKYAAVRRRIGEVIDEDVLHARVPFVARTQQCFAVKAGIDGLLDIARRSFCDTSEAIHNLANKYREDFKLPNLKLPFNNRRGFYFSIPHKDIQGKLPSQFIQVLKHGNNLHCSTLELASLNVRNKSAAAECYIRTEVCLEELVDAIREDVSALTLLAEVLCLLDMIVNSFAHAISTKPVDRYTRPEFTDNGPMAIDAGRHPILETIHNDFVPNNIFLSEASNMVLIIGPNMSGKSTYLQQVCLIVILAQIGCYVPARFSTLRVVDRIFTRMGTVDNLESNSSTFMTEMKETAFIMQNVSQRSLIVMDELGRATSSSDGFAIAWSCCEHLLSLKAYTIFATHMENLSELVTVYPNVKILHFDVDIKNNRLDFKFQLKDGARHVPHYGLLLAEVAGLPSSVIETARNITSRITEKEVKRMEVNCLQYQPIQMAYHVAQRLICLKYSSQDEDSIREALHNLKDSYIHGRL; via the exons ATGGAAGACGACGCAGGAGAGAGATCGAGCTTCGTTATCGGCCTCATCGAGAACAGAGCTAAGGAG GTGGGAGTTGCAGCCTTTGATTTAAGGTTGGCTTCTCTCCATCTTTCTCAATATATTGAAACTAGCAGCTCATATCAGAATACAAAAACTTTGCTGCAATTCTATGATCCTATGGTGATTATTGTTTCACCGAACAAGCTGGCACCTGATGGTATGGTTGGAGTTTCAGAATTGGCTGACAGATTTTATGCTACAGTCAAGAAG GTTGTAATGGCCCGTGGTTGCTTCGATGACACTAAG GGTGCCGTGCTGATTAAAAATCTAGCAGCAAAGGAACCTTCTGCACTAGGATTGGATACTTCTTACAAGCAGTATTACCTCTGCCTGGCTGCGGCAGCAGCTACAATTAAGTG GATAGAAGCAGAGAAAGGGGTCATCATTACAAACCACTCACTTTTG GTCACTTTTAATGGATCATTTGCCCATATGAATATTGACGCTACTAG TGTTCAAAATTTGGAAATCATTGAGCCACTTCATTCGACACTTTGGGGAACAAGCAACAAGAAAAGAAGTTTATTGAACATGCTCAAGACAACAAAAACTGTTGGAGG GTCTAGACTTCTTCGTGCCAATCTATTGCAGCCTTTAAAAGATATTGAAACTATAAATGCCCGTCTTGATTGCCTG gaTGAGCTCATGAGCAATGAACAGCTGTTCTTTGGACTGGCTCAGGTTTTGAGTAAATTTCCTAAAGAGAGTG ATAGGGTACTTTGTCACTTCTGCTTCAAGCCAAGGAAAATAACAAACAAAGTCATGGGTGTTGATTATGCTAGAAAAAGCCAGGTCTTGGTTTCAAGCATTATTCTCCTCAAAACTGCTCTAGATGCCTTGCCTTTACTCTCGAAG GTTCTTAAAGATGCAAAGTGTTTTCTTCTTGCAAATGTTTACAAGTCTGTATGTGAAAATGAGAAGTATGCTGCCGTTAGAAGGAG GATTGGAGAGGTGATTGATGAAGATGTGCTTCATGCACGGGTTCCTTTTGTAGCCCGCACACAGCAGTGTTTTGCTGTCAAGGCTGGAATTGATGGACTTTTGGATATTGCACGGAGATCATTTTGTGATACTAGTGAAG CTATACATAATCTTGCTAACAAGTATCGTGAAGATTTCAAGTTGCCCAATTTGAAACTCCCATTTAACAATAGGAGAGGGTTCTACTTTAGCATTCCACATAAGGACATTCAAGGGAAGCTTCCTAGTCAGTTCATTCAG GTATTGAAACATGGTAACAATTTACACTGCTCAACCTTGGAGCTTGCTTCT CTAAACGTTAGAAATAAGTCTGCAGCTGCAGAATGCTACATACGGACAGAAGTTTGCCTGGAAG AATTAGTAGATGCCATACGAGAGGATGTTTCTGCACTCACACTGCTTGCAGAGGTCTTATGCCTTTTGGATATGATCGTTAATTCATTTGCACATGCCATTTCCACAAAGCCAGTTGATCGTTACACCAGACCAGAATTTACAG ATAATGGCCCCATGGCAATTGATGCTGGAAGACACCCTATCCTAGAGACCATACACAATGACTTTGTC CCcaacaatatatttttatcaGAGGCGTCAAACATGGTGCTTATCATAGGCCCAAACAT GAGTGGAAAGAGTACTTACCTTCAACAAGTGTGTCTTATAGTTATTCTTGCTCAGATCGGTTGTTATGTTCCTGCTCGCTTCTCAACTCTAAGGGTTGTTGATCGTATATTTACAAGGATGGGTACAGTAGATAATCTTGAATCCAACTCTAGTACG TTCATGacagaaatgaaagaaacagCTTTTATCATGCAAAATGTCTCCCAGAG GAGTCTGATTGTTATGGATGAACTTGGGAGGGCTACATCTTCTTCTGATGGATTTGCAATTGCTTGGAGCTGCTGCGAACATTTGTTATCACTGAAAGC GTATACTATATTTGCTACTCATATGGAGAACCTATCAGAACTAGTAACCGTCTATCCAAATGTGAAAATACTTCACTTTGATGTTGACATTAAAAATAATCGTCTAGATTTCAAG TTTCAACTGAAGGACGGAGCGAGGCATGTTCCGCACTATGGCCTTCTATTAGCAGAAGTGGCAGGACTGCCAAGCTCAGTAATTGAAACGGCCAGAAACATCACATCCAGGATCACAGAAAAG GAAGTGAAGAGGATGGAAGTAAACTGCCTTCAATACCAACCGATCCAGATGGCGTACCATGTTGCTCAGCGGCTGATATGTTTGAAGTACTCCAGCCAGGATGAGGATTCAATCAGAGAAGCACTGCATAATTTGAAAGACAGCTACATTCATGGAAGGCTGTAG
- the LOC18777710 gene encoding 60S ribosomal protein L15, whose amino-acid sequence MGAYKYVSEIWRKKQSDVMRFLQRVRCWEYRQHPSIVRVTRPTRPDKARRLGYKAKQGYVVYRVRVRRGGRKRPVPKGIVYGKPTNQGVTQLKFQRSKRSVAEERAGRKLGGLRVLNSYWINEDSTYKYFEVILVDVAHNAIRNDPRINWLCNPVHKHRELRGLTSAGKKYRGLRGKGHLYHKARPSRRATWKRNTTLSLRRYR is encoded by the exons ATGG GAGCCTACAAGTATGTGTCGGAGATATGGAGGAAGAAGCAATCCGATGTGATGAGGTTCCTCCAGAGGGTGCGCTGTTGGGAGTATCGCCAGCATCCTTCTATCGTCCGTGTCACAAGGCCCACACGCCCCGACAAGGCTCGTCGTTTGGGTTACAAGGCCAAGCAG GGTTATGTTGTTTACCGTGTCCGTGTAAGGCGTGGTGGTCGCAAGAGGCCTGTTCCCAAGGGTATTGTATATGGGAAGCCCACAAACCAGGGTGTGACCCAACTAAAGTTTCAGCGCAGCAAGAGGTCTGTTGCTGAGGAGCGTGCTGGCCGTAAGTTGGGAGGCCTTAGGGTTCTCAACTCATACTGGATCAATGAG GACTCTACCTACAAGTACTTTGAGGTAATCCTGGTTGATGTTGCACATAATGCTATCCGTAATGACCCAAGAATCAACTGGCTCTGCAATCCTGTTCACAAGCACAGAGAGCTTCGTGGGCTCACTTCTGCTGGGAAGAAGTACAGGGGACTGCGTGGAAAGGGACACTTGTACCACAAGGCACGACCTTCCCGCAGGGCTACCTGGAAGAGAAACACCACCCTCTCCCTTCGTCGTTACCGTTGA
- the LOC109949257 gene encoding 3-isopropylmalate dehydratase small subunit 3-like, protein MAAISLSLSPNPSFTTTTTHKPSHALSTPTFLKFPTVSPSTIKSLTYAPLPQTPTPRATFSTRAAASPTPSTTFHGLCYVLDDNIDTDQIIPAEYLTLVPSNPSEYEKLGSYALCGLPDAHSTRFVDPGKTKSKYSIIIAGANFGCGSSREHAPVALGAAGVAAVVVESYARIFFRNSVATGEVYPLESEVRVCEECKTGDVVSIELSESRLINHTTGKEYTLKPIGDAGPVIRAGGIFAYAREAGMIPTLTSS, encoded by the coding sequence ATGGCCGCcatctcactctctctctctccaaaccCTAGCTTCacgaccaccaccacccacaAGCCTTCCCACGCCCTCTCTACCCCCACCTTTCTCAAATTCCCAACCGTATCCCCATCCACCATCAAATCCCTTACCTACGCGCCCCTACCCCAAACCCCAACCCCACGCGCCACCTTCTCCACACGCGCCGCCGCATCCCCAACCCCATCCACCACATTCCACGGCCTCTGCTATGTCCTCGACGATAACATCGACACCGATCAGATCATCCCCGCCGAGTACCTGACCCTAGTCCCCTCCAACCCCTCTGAGTATGAGAAGCTCGGATCCTACGCGCTCTGCGGTCTCCCGGACGCCCACTCCACGCGCTTCGTGGACCCGGGCAAGACCAAGTCCAAGTACTCGATCATAATCGCGGGCGCGAACTTTGGGTGCGGGTCATCGCGCGAGCACGCGCCAGTGGCCCTAGGGGCGGCGGGCGTTGCTGCGGTAGTGGTGGAATCCTACGCGCGCATCTTCTTCAGGAACTCGGTGGCGACTGGCGAGGTGTACCCGCTGGAGTCGGAGGTTAGGGTTTGCGAGGAGTGCAAGACTGGGGATGTGGTGAGCATCGAGCTGAGCGAGAGCCGTCTGATCAATCACACGACTGGGAAAGAGTACACGTTGAAGCCCATTGGGGATGCAGGCCCTGTTATTAGGGCTGGTGGGATTTTTGCTTATGCTAGAGAAGCTGGAATGATTCCCACCTTGACTTCTTCTTAG